A window of Clostridia bacterium genomic DNA:
TTTCTGATGGAGCTTCTGTTGATGTCTTGTAACTTACAAGCTCAAACTGCGGAACATAAAGTCCCAACGCCTTATATACAATCAATAAGAATGATGCTTCGGCACTTTCAAATTGATATCCGTCTTTTTCCATAGCTTTGATGATGTTAAGTATATCGGTAACTTTAGGACTGTCTTTGGTAAGCTCAGGAAAATAATTTTTGATTTTGTTAACCAGCGCATTTCGTCCAGCGATTTCGCTTAGCACAAATTTTCTTTCATTGCCTACGGTTTCGGGATTAATATGTTCGAAAGAAAGGTTGTTTTTGAGTACGCCGTCAGCGTGCATGCCGGCTTTGTGTGTAAATGCTGAAGAACCTACATAGGGCATAAACTGCGACAATGTGATATTGGAAATTTCTGCAATCTTTCTTGCTGTATTAGTCAAAGACGCGATATTTTCTTCAGGTACACAATGATATTGCATCTTTAATTGCAGAGAGGGTATAACTGCAGCAAGATTGGTATTGCCGCAGCGTTCGCCGTATCCTACAAATGTGCCTTGAATATGTCTAGCTCCAGCTTTTACCGCCATTAATGTGTTGGCTTCGGCACATGCCGCGTCATTATGACAGTGTATGCCTATAGTCGCATTGGGAAATTCCTGAACTACTCTTTGTGTTATCTCAAAAATTTCATAAGGGAAAGAGCCGCCGTTGGTGTCGCAAAGAACCAAAGTCTGCGCTCCGCCTTCATAGGCAGCAGCCAGCGTTTTGATTGCATATTCTGAATCAGTCTTGTAACCGTCAAAAAAATGCTCAGCGTCATAAATGACTTTTTTGCCTTGATTGGTCAGATATGACACAGTGTCTTTTATCATATTGAGATTTTCTTCAGGCGTTGTATTAAGAATTTCGGTTACATGCAAATTCCAGCTTTTGCCAAAAATAGCAACAGCAGAAGTATTGGCGGCTAGAAGAGATTGTATATTATTATCTTCTTCGACTTTTATATTTTTTCTTCTAGTTGAACCAAAAGCGACAAGAGTAGCGGACTTCAACTTA
This region includes:
- the cimA gene encoding citramalate synthase encodes the protein MEIFDSTLRDGAQSEGINFSIEDKLNIAKTLDDFGVTYIEAGNPGSNPKDLEFFSKLKESKLKSATLVAFGSTRRKNIKVEEDNNIQSLLAANTSAVAIFGKSWNLHVTEILNTTPEENLNMIKDTVSYLTNQGKKVIYDAEHFFDGYKTDSEYAIKTLAAAYEGGAQTLVLCDTNGGSFPYEIFEITQRVVQEFPNATIGIHCHNDAACAEANTLMAVKAGARHIQGTFVGYGERCGNTNLAAVIPSLQLKMQYHCVPEENIASLTNTARKIAEISNITLSQFMPYVGSSAFTHKAGMHADGVLKNNLSFEHINPETVGNERKFVLSEIAGRNALVNKIKNYFPELTKDSPKVTDILNIIKAMEKDGYQFESAEASFLLIVYKALGLYVPQFELVSYKTSTEAPSEKMLSAIAVVKIKVQDKYELTCAQGDGPVNALDLALRKALEYFYPNLAKMSLIDYKVRVLDSKEATAAKVRVLISSTDGTDVWSTVGVSTDLIEASFKALVDSIEYKLMSDKKIIKNRN